The Toxoplasma gondii ME49 chromosome XII, whole genome shotgun sequence genome includes a region encoding these proteins:
- a CDS encoding hypothetical protein (encoded by transcript TGME49_248730~Signal peptide predicted by SignalP 2.0 HMM (probability 0.991) with cleavage site probability 0.951 at residue 23) translates to MASSNRAFLFGVLALASAHRASGQISFHQLYKQGAFGIPDQPVAAPLQVAKAPAKGVAEVPNPILTCSPGFVLNGDMCQGPEYAEAMSSCRRKGEVFQDGACIFLEELKPFARCPEGSQGDGKRCYVPRIGPPEPFCPDNFIISPDGKACIKDNVTKPQQVCPDGFMLKKGACFKETRYPAVPSCPAGYQLVTEGKQSCVALDHVPFEAQCKDRGFVLQGGNCVRETTRPPIVSCPSKEYKEENGMCIRREMMPAIMDCQQGVPGKKGCVIVTEAPAVPTCKKDFVLENSICKRIESRPAVMNCPVGHKMKDGMCALAELLEPQFKCPEGTVMKDKHCIQAVFAPAEASCEKGADLINGQCVLTETRPPRMDCPKGQCTNELREVPDMVCPPGAQLEGRHCLVFHTQPAETICRRGGGPPGPDGCRRVDTSEPVLVCPQGWRLFSGSCVKEEDGEYQTICPPGMVLSGKAQSQQQCEGERRFKPELLCPKSFTVAGDGSCVQVEIQEPVPTCPPGHFISNGFCLPAPAQKQHFA, encoded by the exons ATGGCCTCGTCCAATCGCGCTTTTCTTTTCGGTGTTCTTGCTCTGGCGTCAGCCCACAGAGCGAGTGGCCAAATCTCCTTTCACCAGCTTTATAAGCAAGGTGCTTTCGGCATTCCAGACCAGCCAGTCGCAGCTCCACTGCAGGTTGCCAAAGCACCCGCTAAGGGAGTAGCAGAAG TTCCAAATCCCATACTTACTTGTTCTCCGGGATTCGTTCTGAACGGTGACATGTGTCAAGGCCCCGAATATGCCGAAGCAATGTCTTCATGTCGACGA AAAGGCGAGGTATTCCAGGACGGAGCATGCATATTTCTGGAAGAGTTGAAGCCCTTCGCGAGATGCCCCGAAGGATCTCAAGGCGACGGGAAAAGGTGCTACGTTCCGAGAATCGGACCGCCCGAGCCGTTCTGCCCAGACAACTTTATCATCTCACCGGACGGGAAGGCCTGCATCAAGGACAATGTGACCAAGCCTCAGCAGGTTTGCCCCGACGGGTTCATGCTAAAGAAGGGCGCCTGCTTCAAAGAAACGCGCTACCCTGCTGTTCCAA GCTGCCCAGCCGGCTACCAGCTCGTGACGGAAGGGAAACAATCGTGTGTAGCACTTGACCACGTCCCCTTCGAAGCGCAGTGCAAGGACAGAGGGTTTGTCTTGCAGGGCGGCAACTGCGTGAGAGAGACCACGCGACCTCCTATTGTTTCGTGCCCTTCGAAAGAATACAAAGAGGAAAATGGCATGTGTATCCGTCGGGAAATGATGCCCGCGATAATGGACTGCCAGCAGGGTGTGCCGGGCAAGAAGGGTTGCGTTATTGTTACTGAGGCGCCAGCCGTTCCGACATGCAAAAAAGACTTTGTTCTAGAGAACAGCATCTGCAAGCGAATTGAAAGCAGGCCAGCTGTTATGAACTGCCCAGTAGGGCACAAAATGAAAGACGGCATGTGTGCGCTTGCAGAGCTCCTGGAGCCTCAGTTCAAATGCCCCGAAGGGACAGTGATGAAAGATAAGCATTGCATCCAAGCAGTCTTTGCTCCAGCAGAAGCCTCGTGCGAGAAGGGAGCGGATCTCATTAATGGACAATGTGTTCTCACTGAAACCCGCCCTCCTCGAATGGATTGCCCCAAGGGACAATGTACAAAT GAGCTGCGGGAGGTCCCGGATATGGTGTGTCCGCCGGGAGCTCAGTTGGAGGGGAGACACTGTTTAGTGTTCCACACTCAACCAGCTGAGACAATTTGCAGAAGGGGAGGCGGTCCGCCTGGACCCGACGGCTGCAGACGCGTCGATACTTCCGAGCCAGTTCTTGTCTGCCCTCAAGGATGGAGGCTGTTTAGCGGCTCCTGtgtgaaggaagaagacggagagtATCAAACGATTTGCCCTCCTGGAATGGTCCTCTCAGGAAAGGCGCAGAGTCAACAACAGTGTGAGGGTGAAAGGCGTTTTAAGCCAGAGCTTTTGTGCCCGAAAAGTTTCACCGTTGCCGGAGATGGTTCGTGTGTTCAGGTGGAAATCCAAGAGCCCGTCCCCACCTGCCCGCCTGGTCATTTCATTTCTAACGGCTTCTGCTTGCCCGCGCCTGCTCAGAAGCAGCATTTTGCATAA
- a CDS encoding hypothetical protein (encoded by transcript TGME49_248740), whose product MENTEKEDAPREGTPATPAVPETAQNAIASASATAGEPSARSESKPLVLEVRGFLEVVDVKGPPNLNIRSVSVAGVPRRQLSNSAAREATAVKSATPQRVGSKAEVKKEDGKETRQLISKARPAPKQIEAAAPDAQASAPAAKPKLLVKKAAPTPKAADEKQEKKQDTQIEEKKEGEKDAKKVEAVRKVPLVNKAPAKATAAKQEEKKAEEDVKEAAKPDPVKKVLVVKKAPPKAMAAKKEEKTEEKEAKKEEEKKEEEKKEEEKKEDEKKDEAKKGEVKQEEAKKEEVKQEEAKKEEAKKEEAKKEEEKKEEAKKEEVKQGEEKKEEEKKKDDKELKKAESLKKVVLVKKAAPKVMVAKKEEKTEEKEEKKEETKKETKEEKKPQVKMIAKKAVVPKVREEAKVEEAKVNAAKAVPQAKDKPGKKDDVTVEKTEEAVKAATGLEAAVAAGTSKEGEVVTSPSDEATKPVEQQTKEAKTQEKDAKKAASLMKIVAKKPAGKPAPKLPADAVPASKKEAQKDSAKADREEVKAAETKKVVKKVAAKPSGKTAEKPEEPKADGKAEKEPAKKALVKAVNAAAGKKKDGEEAEKKPAAAAEKEGHASSSADEGSQSSLKKVAKKAAKRKPSASREKKVASVAKRAAKDEKSKGTVAKAETDETKTAKKESTESAAKTHKVAKKTEATTKKEVAKKTEAAKKKGDTKKADAPKTTEEAKKTADANKTDGAKKDEDMKKMEEVKKVEEAKQKKEANKMEEVKKMEELRKVEEMKKASTDEETKTKEKAGELVSAAASATFEALQPSQKATMSKKEAPMASEKTQPSSGIPTTASGGGPAKQANKTEDAQTDVSEEVCGVEEMPPRHELSDEEFVRSIEATAKPALSSSCVKGELATGDQLNITRGEPITIMHDFTSGSAPEFMVLPEQIDSKVPLMDPAIEHTISDEIVKKNGRSLNWCQCCVFERPSDYTYRTKPLPSSKILAQRLATPEIQKRLEQHSAILHHPGSVWIPSVPKSHKSSHARPRESSKAATFLRGLGVCSCFSCEPARSSVETEAIIRTEWAAKQLSEKSPAETEKKSGAAEADAGQTQAGDSSAEQQWQGYYDENGQWVSYNQAGYYDENGQWVAYTQGGYYDENGNWVEAQNPGGYYDENGNWVQYQNAGGYYDENGNWIESQKVGGYYDEAGNGVDSQNAGGYYDENGNWVYYHNAGGYYDENGNWVWANATEAGADLSVQNTAVKANEGA is encoded by the exons ATGGAAAatacagagaaagaggatgCTCCGCGGGAGGGAACGCCG GCAACTCCTGCGGTCccagagacagcgcagaATGCCATTGCAAGTGCATCTGCTACCGCCGGCGAGCCGTCAGCCCGAAGTGAATCGAAACCTCTGGTCCTCGAAGTTCGTGGCTTTCTCGAAGTTGTCGATGTCAAGGGCCCTCCAAACTTGAATATCCGGTCCGTTTCTGTAGCAG GAGTTCCCCGGAGACAGCTTTCAAATTCCGCGGCTCGCGAAGCCACAGCGGTCAAGTCTGCAACGCCTCAGCGCGTTGGGAGCAAGgcagaagtgaagaaggaggacgggaaggaaacgcgacagctgatATCCAAAGCCAGACCTGCGCCGAAACAGATCGAGGCAGCCGCGCCAGATGCCCAGGCTTCAGCACCTGCGGCGAAGCCGAAGCTATTagtgaagaaggcggcgccgACTCCCAAGGCTGCTgacgagaaacaagagaagaaacaggatACGCAgatcgaagagaagaaggaaggagagaaggacgcgaagaaggtTGAAGCAGTGAGGAAGGTGCCTCTAGTCAACAAGGCCCctgcgaaggcgacggcagcgaagcaggaagaaaagaaggcggaagaggacGTGAAGGAAGCGGCGAAGCCTGACCCAGTGAAAAAGGTTCTCGTGGTGAAGAAGGCGCCTCCCAAGGCGatggcagcgaagaaggaagagaagacggaggaaaaggaagcgaagaaggaagaagagaagaaggaagaagagaagaaggaagaagagaagaaggaagacgagaagaaggacgaagcgaagaagggagaagtgaaacaggaagaagcgaagaaggaagaagtgaaacaggaagaagcgaagaaggaagaagcgaagaaggaagaagcgaagaaggaagaagagaagaaggaagaagcgaagaaggaagaagtgaaacagggagaagagaaaaaggaagaagagaagaagaaagacgacaaGGAGTTGAAGAAGGCTGAATCACTGAAGAAGGTGGTTCTAGTCAAGAAAGCTGCTCCCAAGGTGATGGtagcgaagaaggaagagaagacggaggaaaaggaagagaagaaggaagagacgaaaaaagagacgaaagaagagaagaaacccCAGGTGAAGATGAttgcgaagaaggcagtcGTTCCCAAGgtgagggaagaagcgaaggtcgaagaggcgaaggtgAATGCAGCAAAGGCAGTGCCTCAGGCGAAAGACAAGccaggaaagaaagacgacgtgacggtggagaagacagaggaagcggTGAAGGCTGCGACAGGCCTGGAGGCAGCAGTTGCGGCAGGGACGAGCAAGGAGGGCGAGGTCGTTACCTCTCCCTCCGACGAGGCTACGAAGCCCGTCGAGCAACAAACGAAGGAGGCAAAAACTCAGGAAAAAGACGCCAAAAAGGCTGCGTCTCTGATGAAGATCGTCGCGAAGAAACCGGCAGGCAAACCTGCTCCGAAGCTGCCGGCTGATGCGGTGCCGGCGAGCAAGAAAGAGGCTCAGAAGGACAGCGCCAAGGCCGACCGCGAAGAAGTGAAGgccgcagagacaaagaaggtgGTGAAGAAGGTCGCTGCGAAACCGTCTGGCAAGACAGCCGAGAAGCCTGAGGAACCGAAGGCCGacggaaaggcagagaaggaacccGCTAAGAAGGCGCTAGTCAAGGCGGTGAACGCTGCTGccgggaagaaaaaagatggcgaggaggcggagaagaagccggcgGCTGCCGCTGAGAAGGAGGGCCATGCCTCTTCGTCGGCAGACGAAGGCTCTCAGAGCAGTTTGAAGAAGgtcgcgaagaaggcagccaAACGGAAGCCGTCTGCGAGTAGAGAAAAGAAGGTTGCAAGTGTCGCGAAACGCGCcgcgaaagacgagaaatcGAAGGGCACTGTTGCCAAG GCCGAGACTGACGAAACGAAAActgcgaaaaaggaaagcacCGAGTCAGCCGCCAAGACGCACAAGGTagcaaagaagacagaggcgacaacgaagaaggaggtgGCTAAGAAGACCGAagctgcgaagaagaaaggagatacaaaaaaggcagacgcaccgaagacgacggaggaggcgaagaagacagcggaTGCGAATAAGACAGACGGGgcaaagaaggacgaggacaTGAAAAAGATGgaggaggtgaagaaggtcgaagaggcaaaacagaagaaggaagcaaacaAGATGGAGGAGGTAAAGAAGATGGAGGAGCTGAGAAAGGTggaggagatgaagaaggcgtctacagatgaagagacgaaaacgaaagagaaagcaggagaaCTCGTCAGCGCGGCTGCTTCTGCTACATTTGAGGCTTTGCAGCCCAGCCAGAAGGCAACAATGTCCAAGAAGGAAGCTCCCATGGCGTCAGAGAAGACTCAACCTTCGTCTGGAATACCGACCACG GCTTCTGGCGGCGGGCCTGCTAAACAGGCGAATAAGACCGAGGATGCGCAGACCGACGTTAGCGAGGAGGTGTGTGGTGTGGAGGAAATGCCTCCTCGACACGAGCTGTCCGACGAGGAATTCGTGCGGAGCATCGAGGCGACGGCTAAACCGGCATTGTCGTCCAGTTGCGTAAAAGGGGAGCTCGCAACCGGCGACCAGCTGAACATCACCAGAGGCGAGCCTATCACAATCATGCACGATTTCACGAGCGGATCAGCTCCAGAGTTCATGGTGTTGCCGGAGCAAATCGACTCGAAAGTCCCGCTGATGGACCCAGCCATCGAGCACACGATCAGCGACG AAATCGTAAAAAAGAATGGTCGTAGCTTGAATTGGTGCCAGTGCTGCGTCTTCGAGCGACCATCGGACTACACGTACCGGACGAAGCCTCTTCCCTCGAGCAAAATTCTCGCCCAGCGGCTAGCGACGCCGGAAATCCAGAAGCGCTTGGAACAACACTCTGCTATTCTGCATCACCCGGGGAGCGTGTGGATTCCGTCGGTTCCGAAAAGCCACAAATCGTCTCACGCGCGCCCTCGAGAGAGCTCGAAGGCGGCTACGTTTTTGCGTGGGCTCGGTGTTTGTAGCTGTTTCTCGTGTGAACCTGCCCGGTCTAGCGTCGAGACAGAGGCCATCATCAGAACGGAATG GGCAGCGAAGCAGCTGTCGGAAAAGTCTCccgcagaaacggagaagaaatccGGGGCTGCTGAAGCAGACGCTGGTCAGACGCAAGCCGGCGACTCTTCAGCTGAGCAACAATGGCAAGGCTACTACGATGAAAATGGACAGTGGGTTTCCTACAACCAGGCCGGCTACTACGATGAGAACGGACAGTGGGTTGCCTACACCCAAGGCGGGTACTACGACGAAAACGGAAACTGGGTAGAAGCTCAGAATCCCGGCGGCTACTACGACGAAAACGGAAACTGGGTACAATATCAGAATGCTGGCGGTTACTACGATGAAAATGGAAATTGGATAGAATCGCAGAAAGTTGGAGGTTATTACGACGAAGCTGGAAACGGAGTAGACTCTCAGAATGCTGGCGGTTACTATGATGAAAATGGAAACTGGGTATACTATCATAATGCTGGCGGTTACTATGATGAAAATGGAAATTGGGTGTGGGCAAATGCCACGGAAGCGGGTGCGGACCTGAGTGTCCAGAATACGGCGGTCAAAGCAAACGAAGGCGCATAG